A single window of Planktothrix serta PCC 8927 DNA harbors:
- a CDS encoding ABC transporter permease → MTSETLVYIGKRLLQALLTLFLASALCFTITQLAPGDYLDNLSNNPQISPETLDQLRQKYHLDKSAWEQYWYWLGQIVGYGNFGYSFANQRSVTSLLIERVPATLLLAILSLIITWAIGIPLGIIGAVHQNRFIDRFLQVISYTGQGFPSFITALLLLFLAQKTSPLFPVGGMTSINYPDLSPLGKIADIAWHSILPTLALSITSFAGLQRLMRGQLLDVLRQDYIQTARAKGLPENRVIYIHALRNAINPLITLVGFEFASLLGGAFIAETFFNWPGLGKLILQAVQQQDLYLVMASLMMGAVMLIIGNLLADLLLKAVDPRIKLEDLR, encoded by the coding sequence ATGACGAGTGAAACATTAGTCTATATTGGCAAGCGATTATTACAAGCGCTGTTAACTCTATTTTTAGCATCGGCTTTATGTTTTACCATTACTCAGCTTGCCCCCGGAGACTATTTAGATAACCTCTCAAATAATCCTCAAATTTCACCGGAAACCTTAGACCAACTCCGACAAAAATATCACCTCGATAAATCCGCTTGGGAACAATATTGGTATTGGTTAGGGCAAATTGTTGGTTACGGTAATTTTGGCTATAGTTTCGCTAATCAACGCTCTGTCACTTCCTTGCTAATCGAACGAGTTCCCGCTACCTTATTATTAGCGATTTTATCGTTAATTATAACTTGGGCAATTGGAATTCCATTAGGGATTATTGGGGCTGTTCATCAAAATCGTTTCATTGACCGATTTTTACAAGTCATTAGTTACACCGGACAAGGTTTTCCCAGTTTCATCACCGCTTTATTATTATTGTTTTTAGCTCAAAAAACCTCCCCCTTATTTCCTGTTGGTGGGATGACCAGTATTAACTACCCAGATTTATCACCTTTGGGAAAAATAGCGGATATTGCTTGGCATAGTATTTTACCAACGTTAGCTTTAAGTATTACCAGCTTTGCCGGGTTACAACGGTTAATGCGAGGGCAATTATTAGATGTCTTACGTCAGGATTATATTCAAACGGCTAGGGCAAAAGGACTGCCCGAAAACCGGGTAATTTATATTCATGCCCTTCGCAATGCTATTAACCCTTTAATTACATTAGTCGGCTTTGAATTTGCTAGTTTATTAGGAGGAGCGTTTATTGCAGAAACCTTTTTTAATTGGCCGGGATTAGGTAAATTAATCTTACAAGCAGTACAACAACAAGATTTATATTTAGTCATGGCGAGTTTAATGATGGGGGCGGTGATGTTAATTATCGGTAATTTATTAGCAGATTTACTCTTAAAAGCCGTTGACCCTCGGATTAAATTAGAAGATTTACGCTAG
- a CDS encoding slr1659 superfamily regulator: MVIKEFKTEDYEVTYESNTSTIILSGSLRLSGLEDTNPVIKLLNDILVEEALQITINLQELEFLNSSGINMLSKFVIKVRQKKDMKLIILGSSKVPWQGKSLKNLQRLMPTLELKIE; this comes from the coding sequence ATGGTGATCAAAGAATTTAAAACAGAAGATTATGAAGTTACTTATGAGAGTAACACCAGTACAATCATCCTATCGGGATCGTTGCGTTTGAGTGGACTTGAAGACACCAACCCGGTGATTAAATTACTCAATGATATTTTGGTAGAAGAAGCTTTACAGATTACCATTAATCTTCAAGAGTTAGAGTTTTTGAATAGCTCTGGCATTAATATGCTCTCTAAATTTGTGATCAAAGTTCGCCAGAAAAAGGATATGAAGTTAATAATTTTAGGCTCTAGTAAAGTTCCTTGGCAGGGAAAATCGCTGAAAAATTTACAACGATTAATGCCGACTTTAGAACTGAAAATCGAATAA
- a CDS encoding CHAT domain-containing protein — MKANPLTARLITLLVLNSLTLPAVAQIPVTPSGTVPQPVEPHGHTVSPGRQSHLNSALFFPAVPVNNSPVLSPGSSSAMPGNFMQLQNQPMDGNNIFSPPNSHPTFLTNPTSPSPHSIPGNSAPQPTPVGNGNFVQLSGMGQMLNLEVPVTATVGNVPMNPLALPQLLTGSSFNSPANHVSVNAQGQTVLSSTSPSAVGMTPGSFSPASPTILQLDPRLIPGNGGPGMGTPAMMGFPGLKPPNSQQKLDLPMNEINNLSLTPNQTQLNDRNWGGITGLEELRRDEFAEYLGQEAVGFSLTTADAASVLQRIYRETGTHAAVVYVMSRKEDLDLVVLTQKGELKLQRVEVSHAELMAKVQEFRAAITNGRERNSDRYLASSQQLYRWLIAPIESQLKDGDIETLLLSLDSGLRSLPMAALHDGQQFLIEKYSLSLIPSLSLLDTRYKSLKDTKVLAMGANQFVDLQPLPAVETELNLITHTLWSGQLFINQEFTINNLIRQRRDYPYQIIHLATHSEFNPGSPENSYIQLWQTERLGLNQLRQLGWNKPAVELLVLSSCRTALGDERAELGFAGLAVQAGVKSALASLWYVSDEGTLGLMTAFYGQLQESKIKAEALRKAQIKLLKGEVKLEKGYLQLDEKQAILLPPELGNLSAKTLNHPYYWSGFTLIGSPW, encoded by the coding sequence ATGAAAGCCAATCCATTAACAGCAAGATTGATCACACTGTTGGTTTTAAACAGTCTAACCCTTCCTGCGGTAGCTCAAATTCCTGTGACTCCTTCTGGTACTGTTCCTCAACCCGTAGAACCCCATGGGCATACTGTCTCTCCTGGGAGACAATCCCATCTAAATTCCGCACTTTTTTTTCCGGCTGTTCCCGTTAATAATTCCCCGGTTTTAAGCCCTGGCTCTTCCTCTGCTATGCCGGGGAATTTTATGCAGCTTCAAAATCAACCGATGGACGGAAATAATATTTTTTCGCCCCCTAATTCTCACCCAACATTTTTAACAAATCCCACATCACCTTCTCCCCATTCAATACCCGGAAATTCCGCACCCCAACCCACCCCCGTTGGTAATGGCAATTTTGTCCAATTATCAGGAATGGGGCAAATGCTGAATTTAGAAGTGCCTGTAACCGCCACCGTCGGCAATGTGCCGATGAATCCTTTGGCCTTACCCCAATTGCTGACGGGTTCTTCCTTCAATAGTCCTGCTAACCATGTCAGCGTTAATGCTCAAGGTCAAACGGTGTTAAGTAGTACGTCCCCATCGGCTGTGGGTATGACTCCGGGGTCGTTTTCTCCTGCCTCTCCTACAATTCTACAACTTGATCCCCGGTTAATTCCAGGGAATGGCGGGCCGGGGATGGGGACACCTGCGATGATGGGTTTTCCTGGGTTAAAACCGCCTAATTCCCAACAAAAATTAGATCTGCCGATGAATGAAATTAATAATTTGTCATTAACTCCCAACCAGACACAATTAAATGATAGAAATTGGGGAGGAATAACGGGATTAGAGGAATTACGTCGAGATGAATTTGCCGAATATTTAGGACAAGAAGCGGTTGGTTTTTCATTAACAACGGCTGATGCTGCATCGGTTTTGCAACGCATTTATCGAGAAACCGGAACCCATGCGGCGGTGGTTTATGTGATGTCGAGGAAAGAGGATTTAGACTTAGTAGTTCTGACTCAGAAGGGTGAACTCAAACTGCAACGAGTTGAAGTTTCCCATGCAGAATTAATGGCGAAAGTTCAGGAGTTTAGAGCCGCAATTACCAATGGACGAGAACGCAATTCTGATCGATATTTGGCTTCATCTCAACAGCTTTATCGGTGGTTAATTGCCCCGATTGAATCTCAATTAAAAGATGGAGATATTGAAACATTATTGTTAAGTTTAGATTCGGGATTACGCAGTTTACCGATGGCAGCCCTGCATGATGGGCAACAATTTTTAATCGAAAAATATAGTTTGAGTTTAATTCCTAGTCTGAGTTTATTAGACACTCGTTATAAGTCTCTAAAAGATACGAAAGTTTTAGCCATGGGAGCGAATCAATTTGTAGATTTACAACCGTTACCTGCGGTAGAAACGGAGTTAAATTTAATTACTCATACCCTGTGGTCGGGTCAGTTATTTATTAATCAGGAGTTTACGATTAATAATTTAATTCGTCAACGGCGAGATTATCCCTATCAAATTATTCATTTAGCAACCCATAGTGAATTTAACCCCGGAAGTCCTGAAAATTCCTATATTCAATTATGGCAAACGGAACGATTAGGTTTAAATCAATTACGACAATTAGGATGGAATAAACCCGCCGTTGAATTGTTAGTATTGTCGTCCTGTCGCACGGCTTTGGGGGATGAACGGGCAGAATTAGGGTTTGCGGGGTTAGCGGTGCAAGCGGGAGTAAAATCGGCTTTAGCGAGTTTATGGTATGTCAGTGATGAGGGAACTTTGGGGTTAATGACGGCGTTTTATGGGCAATTACAGGAGTCTAAAATTAAAGCTGAGGCTTTAAGAAAGGCTCAAATTAAACTATTAAAAGGGGAGGTCAAATTAGAAAAAGGTTACTTACAACTGGATGAAAAACAAGCCATTCTTCTCCCACCAGAACTGGGAAATTTATCGGCTAAAACTCTGAACCATCCTTATTATTGGTCTGGGTTTACCTTAATTGGCAGTCCTTGGTAA
- a CDS encoding DUF305 domain-containing protein, with protein MKFTPNFLFPILGISLTLSLGSCTTVQSSSQPLNSLTTTPVSSETILTQNNGMMSENHQMIMDLGPADIEYDLRFIDAMIPHHQGAIAMAQQVLQKSTHPELKKLAEEIIKAQEKEIAQMQQWRKTWYPEAKDAIAYHAAMGHSMPMSSQQMDSMMMMADLGPDDSSFDQRFMTAMIPHHQGALVMAKDAQLKSKRPEMQQLAQAILTSQEAEIQLMQQWLKTGFN; from the coding sequence ATGAAATTCACCCCTAATTTTTTATTTCCTATTCTCGGAATTTCCCTAACCTTAAGTTTGGGTTCTTGTACAACAGTTCAATCCTCTTCTCAACCCCTTAATTCCCTAACAACAACTCCCGTGAGTTCTGAAACAATCCTGACTCAAAATAACGGGATGATGTCAGAAAATCATCAGATGATCATGGATTTAGGGCCAGCCGATATTGAGTATGATTTACGCTTTATTGATGCCATGATCCCGCACCATCAAGGAGCAATTGCTATGGCTCAACAGGTACTTCAAAAATCGACTCATCCTGAACTCAAAAAATTAGCCGAAGAGATCATTAAAGCCCAAGAAAAAGAAATTGCTCAGATGCAGCAATGGCGCAAAACATGGTATCCTGAAGCTAAGGATGCTATTGCTTATCATGCGGCAATGGGTCATAGTATGCCCATGTCTTCTCAACAGATGGATTCGATGATGATGATGGCTGATTTAGGCCCAGATGATTCGAGTTTTGATCAACGATTTATGACTGCGATGATTCCCCATCATCAAGGCGCATTAGTGATGGCAAAAGATGCTCAACTCAAATCAAAACGTCCTGAAATGCAGCAACTCGCGCAAGCTATTTTAACGTCCCAAGAAGCGGAAATTCAGCTAATGCAGCAATGGCTAAAAACAGGATTTAATTAA
- a CDS encoding phosphomannose isomerase type II C-terminal cupin domain yields MSEDKTAQPIFSEEVTTRTPPWGEVNLLEEGDRYRINRIIVNPGYHISTQMHYHRSEHWIVVAGTAKVICGGEETLLLPKQSTYVPMNTPHRVENPGVIPLVMIEVQNGEYLGNDDIIRFPEEDAKRNAKK; encoded by the coding sequence ATGAGCGAAGATAAAACAGCACAACCCATCTTCTCAGAAGAAGTCACGACGCGCACACCGCCTTGGGGTGAGGTAAACTTACTCGAAGAAGGCGATCGCTACCGAATTAATCGAATTATTGTCAATCCGGGTTATCATATTAGTACCCAAATGCACTATCATCGCAGTGAACACTGGATTGTTGTCGCAGGTACAGCAAAGGTCATCTGTGGGGGAGAAGAAACTTTACTGCTGCCCAAACAGTCTACCTATGTTCCGATGAATACCCCCCACCGCGTGGAAAATCCTGGGGTGATTCCTTTGGTGATGATTGAAGTGCAAAATGGCGAATATTTAGGAAATGATGATATTATTCGTTTTCCTGAAGAAGATGCTAAACGCAACGCTAAAAAATAA
- a CDS encoding NUDIX hydrolase, whose protein sequence is MIKNHQPSHPWKVVQPLVEILSPWVTVIAEQLQDDQGKILEYWRVEKADSVVILTLQNQTLLLPRPMYRPGVGKTTLDFPGGRVPSEQTPLETVPNILNKELGIQPSDIATIIALNSEGWAINSSFSNQNLYGFVAEILPDAVVNPEQIGATYPITNQGIEELLQDLVCLQCRGILLEWKQQFRIGKQTWDQ, encoded by the coding sequence ATGATCAAAAATCATCAACCCTCTCACCCTTGGAAAGTTGTGCAACCGTTGGTGGAGATTCTTTCTCCTTGGGTAACAGTGATTGCAGAACAATTACAAGATGATCAAGGCAAAATTTTAGAATATTGGCGGGTTGAAAAAGCCGATTCAGTTGTGATTTTAACCCTTCAAAATCAGACTCTTCTTTTGCCTAGACCGATGTATCGTCCAGGGGTAGGAAAAACAACCCTTGATTTTCCGGGGGGGCGAGTTCCCTCTGAACAAACCCCTTTAGAAACCGTTCCTAATATTCTCAATAAAGAGTTAGGAATTCAACCGTCTGATATTGCTACAATTATAGCATTAAATTCAGAAGGTTGGGCGATTAATAGTTCTTTTTCTAATCAAAACTTGTATGGATTTGTAGCGGAAATATTACCGGATGCTGTTGTGAATCCTGAACAAATTGGTGCAACCTATCCGATCACAAATCAGGGAATTGAAGAGTTACTCCAGGATTTAGTTTGTCTTCAGTGTCGAGGAATTTTATTAGAGTGGAAACAACAATTTAGAATAGGGAAGCAGACTTGGGATCAATGA
- a CDS encoding diguanylate cyclase: MQQEPQALSAELLLQIETLHQELELLKREKLDLEILLETTTVHADLVEAQLHESNQQLQLEVRERKAAEAKLKASEIQLKALLKTVSQANHDLKIILETTTTHGDFIEEYTHNLSIRDPLTGLFNRRYQEKSLERHLKYAQEHQQALSIIMSDIDYFKNYNDNWGHQAGDVILQEISKFLMQNIRQSDVACRYGGEEIMLILPGASLEEAKGLGEKLRLGIQKLSLEKTDQFLQKITLSLGIASFPEHGLSSLEITQSADTALYRAKAKGRNCTITASELLL, encoded by the coding sequence ATGCAGCAAGAACCCCAAGCCTTGAGTGCTGAACTCTTATTGCAAATCGAAACACTCCATCAAGAGTTAGAACTCTTGAAACGGGAAAAGTTAGATTTAGAAATTTTACTGGAAACCACCACCGTTCATGCTGATTTAGTTGAAGCTCAATTACACGAATCTAACCAACAACTTCAATTAGAAGTTCGAGAGCGAAAAGCGGCTGAAGCCAAATTAAAAGCTTCAGAAATTCAACTTAAAGCGTTACTAAAAACAGTGAGTCAAGCCAATCATGATCTGAAAATTATCTTAGAAACCACAACAACTCATGGCGATTTTATCGAAGAATATACCCACAATCTTAGCATTCGAGATCCATTGACGGGTTTATTTAATCGCCGTTATCAAGAAAAATCTTTAGAACGTCATCTCAAATATGCACAGGAACATCAACAAGCCCTGAGTATTATTATGAGTGATATTGATTATTTTAAAAATTATAATGATAATTGGGGACATCAAGCTGGAGATGTTATTCTGCAAGAAATCAGCAAATTTTTGATGCAAAATATTCGTCAATCGGATGTTGCTTGTCGTTATGGAGGTGAGGAGATCATGTTAATTTTACCCGGAGCTTCCCTAGAAGAAGCCAAAGGTTTAGGAGAGAAACTCCGTTTAGGAATTCAAAAGTTGAGCTTAGAAAAAACCGACCAATTTTTGCAAAAAATCACCCTTTCTTTAGGAATTGCGAGTTTTCCTGAACATGGATTATCGAGTCTGGAAATCACTCAATCGGCTGATACAGCATTATATCGCGCTAAAGCCAAAGGACGAAACTGTACGATTACTGCGAGTGAACTCCTGCTCTAG
- a CDS encoding GGDEF domain-containing protein: MENDHLSQQQLLDYINQLRQNIEMLRQEKADLEILLEITTAHGDLVEAELQKSHEKLQAEIQERYLAQLKLQASQEHLQSLVSILRQEKNDLELILETTIEHSNIVEESLHYDSIHDGLTGLFNRRYLDTVFPQVLHSAQKTQESLSILIADIDYFKRFNDKFGHKAGDIVLKLVSQSVQDVLRSSDMAYRYGGEELVFLLPNTNIKMAQTIAEEIRLKIKNLEQEYSYHFLEGITLSIGVSNFPEHGNSCDNLLQLADAALYQAKEQGRDRVVIIDPKSASLF, translated from the coding sequence ATGGAAAATGATCACCTTTCTCAACAACAACTGCTGGATTATATCAACCAACTTCGCCAAAATATTGAAATGCTTAGACAGGAAAAAGCAGATCTAGAAATTTTATTAGAAATTACAACGGCTCATGGGGATTTAGTAGAAGCTGAGTTACAGAAATCCCATGAAAAACTACAAGCAGAAATCCAAGAACGTTATTTAGCACAACTGAAGTTACAAGCCTCTCAAGAACACCTTCAGTCTTTAGTTAGTATATTACGCCAAGAAAAAAACGATTTAGAACTGATTTTAGAAACAACGATTGAACATAGTAACATTGTTGAAGAAAGCTTACATTATGATAGTATTCATGATGGCTTAACAGGGTTATTTAATCGTCGGTATTTAGACACAGTATTTCCCCAGGTACTACATTCTGCCCAAAAGACTCAAGAATCTTTAAGTATTTTAATTGCAGATATCGATTATTTTAAACGATTTAATGATAAGTTTGGGCACAAAGCGGGAGACATTGTTCTTAAATTAGTCAGTCAATCAGTACAAGATGTTCTCCGTAGTTCTGATATGGCTTATCGTTATGGAGGAGAAGAATTAGTCTTCCTTTTACCGAATACGAATATTAAAATGGCTCAAACCATTGCAGAGGAAATCCGTCTCAAGATTAAGAATTTAGAACAGGAATATTCCTATCATTTCTTAGAAGGAATTACCCTATCAATTGGAGTGTCAAATTTTCCCGAACATGGGAACTCCTGTGATAATTTATTACAACTCGCAGATGCCGCCTTATATCAAGCCAAAGAACAGGGACGCGATCGCGTTGTTATCATTGATCCCAAGTCTGCTTCCCTATTCTAA
- a CDS encoding adenine phosphoribosyltransferase, with product MDLKSLIRNIPDFPKPGILFRDITTLLQDPQGLRYTIDCLTEKCRPLSPDYILGMESRGFLFGMPLAYQLEVGFIPIRKPKKLPAAVYRAEYELEYGTDCLEMHQDAISSGHRVLIVDDLIATGGTAKATAELVQQAGATVAGFCFVVELTGLKGRKQLPDVPVISLLQYD from the coding sequence ATGGATTTAAAGTCTCTCATTCGCAATATTCCCGATTTTCCTAAACCTGGAATTTTATTTCGAGATATTACTACCCTGTTACAAGATCCCCAAGGACTTCGGTATACAATTGATTGTTTAACCGAAAAATGTCGTCCTTTGTCTCCTGACTATATTCTGGGAATGGAGTCGAGGGGATTTTTATTTGGAATGCCTTTAGCTTATCAATTAGAAGTGGGGTTTATTCCCATTCGTAAACCCAAAAAATTACCCGCCGCCGTCTACCGGGCGGAATATGAATTAGAGTATGGCACAGATTGTTTGGAAATGCACCAAGATGCGATTTCATCAGGGCATCGGGTGTTAATTGTTGATGATTTAATCGCTACGGGAGGGACAGCAAAAGCAACGGCTGAATTAGTTCAACAAGCGGGAGCTACGGTGGCTGGATTTTGTTTTGTAGTGGAACTCACGGGGTTAAAGGGTCGCAAACAATTGCCCGATGTTCCGGTGATTAGTTTGTTACAATACGATTAA
- a CDS encoding slr1658 superfamily regulator: MTQIFGDFIEVPPLSNEFLVIGFSPSSIPLKQRWRNNGLSANFLADYVTTFFPKSEYDSTAFYRQTEIKSAVSFIANELLENAMKFSDDTLNQPISIQLYLKTDRLIFVVVNSITHNAVQPFQVFIEKLINSDTQELYIQQIEQNLESDTMSGLGYLTMINDYLARLGWKFETIQTEPDIVTVATMVQLFI; this comes from the coding sequence ATGACCCAAATTTTTGGCGACTTCATAGAAGTTCCACCTCTGAGTAACGAATTTCTTGTTATTGGTTTCTCTCCAAGTTCCATACCACTCAAACAACGTTGGCGGAATAATGGATTGTCAGCTAATTTTCTGGCAGATTATGTAACAACATTTTTCCCAAAAAGCGAATATGATTCAACGGCTTTTTATCGACAAACTGAAATTAAAAGTGCTGTCAGTTTTATTGCTAATGAATTATTAGAGAATGCCATGAAATTTAGTGATGATACACTCAATCAACCGATTAGCATTCAACTCTATTTAAAAACAGATAGATTAATCTTTGTTGTTGTGAATAGTATTACTCATAATGCTGTTCAACCTTTTCAAGTGTTTATTGAAAAACTGATTAATTCTGATACCCAAGAATTGTATATTCAGCAAATAGAACAGAATTTAGAGAGTGATACCATGTCTGGTTTAGGATATTTAACCATGATCAATGATTACTTAGCTCGATTAGGCTGGAAATTTGAAACGATTCAAACAGAACCCGATATTGTGACTGTTGCAACAATGGTTCAACTTTTCATTTAA
- a CDS encoding adenylate/guanylate cyclase domain-containing protein — protein sequence MSRLVVYFLLLSVLTVFFMGAIAFQSAKTSIQQLVFDRLEVTATLKEEALNLWVENQKNATVSLAQLPDLQTAAEILLTANSSSQEWRDAYTQIKQYMASALAAKPELLEVQLLTATGGQIIFSTDPQSERQYRFKEKYFQEGRYHTFVQNVYFSSHTNKPTLTISTPLKGSDQDIFGVLVAHLNLKKMEEIVFDKTGLGKSGETYLVDRSQMFVTAERFGRNDFPIRVNSLGIEAALAGKDGHKMYLNYAGIPVIGVYRWLDQQQLALLVEMHQSEADAPAHRLAWIILSVGLTSAVLLAIGVYILARQITRPILAITETAIQVSDGDFTLVAPVITDDEIGQLAIAFNRMTRQLRRLYAGLEEKLALLQHKEMQLKDSLNQLKTEKKISELQKNQLTQAYREITLLNQRLKTENLDLMAELRVQNQRLYQLLEAIPLGVIVLDATGKLYYTNQVVQELLGAEILFSDPPLQLNVYSNSPSETKNPYVLENLPIFKALHEGIGSIDKLEVEHLDRIVPLQTWGTPIYDESGQIVYAIGVFQDITERRRAEEERQQFIEEMFEINCNLELALDEEEQLTDAAGRFVPNQFLSFLGYESLVDVKSGDAVQKEMSILFSDIRSFTQMSEQMTPEDNFKFINAYLSRMEPAITENRGFIDKYIGDAIMALFGGSADDAVKAGISMLQRLTEYNLTRQRPERPPISIGIGINTGDLMLGIVGGQHRMDSTVISDAVNLGSRLEELSKRYGIPLLISEHTFLRLEDPNVYCFRVIDKVRVKGKSEMVSVFEIFDADPPILYQKKVATKTLFEQALTLYHLEAFPESAQCFEACLRENPSDQVAQIYLQRVIQSLSM from the coding sequence CCAAACAGCCGCAGAAATTCTATTGACGGCTAATTCTAGCTCTCAAGAATGGAGGGATGCCTATACTCAAATCAAGCAATATATGGCTTCCGCACTAGCAGCCAAGCCGGAATTGCTGGAAGTTCAGCTTTTGACGGCCACTGGAGGGCAAATTATTTTTTCGACTGATCCCCAGTCTGAACGTCAATATCGATTTAAAGAAAAATATTTCCAAGAAGGTCGGTATCATACTTTTGTACAAAATGTTTATTTTTCATCGCACACCAATAAACCGACTTTAACGATTTCGACACCGCTAAAGGGAAGTGATCAGGATATATTTGGGGTATTGGTGGCCCATCTCAACCTGAAAAAAATGGAAGAAATTGTTTTTGATAAAACAGGTTTAGGAAAGAGTGGAGAAACCTATTTAGTGGATCGATCTCAGATGTTTGTCACCGCCGAACGCTTTGGTCGAAATGACTTTCCGATCAGAGTGAATAGCTTAGGAATTGAAGCCGCTTTAGCTGGAAAAGACGGCCATAAAATGTATTTAAACTATGCCGGAATTCCGGTGATTGGAGTCTATCGGTGGTTGGATCAGCAGCAATTGGCTTTATTAGTAGAAATGCACCAATCCGAAGCCGATGCTCCGGCTCATCGCTTGGCTTGGATTATTTTATCGGTGGGATTAACTTCGGCGGTGCTGTTAGCGATTGGCGTTTATATTCTCGCTCGACAAATTACTCGCCCCATTCTAGCCATTACTGAAACAGCAATTCAAGTATCCGATGGGGATTTTACCTTAGTTGCTCCGGTGATTACTGATGATGAAATTGGACAGTTAGCGATCGCCTTTAACCGCATGACCCGACAATTACGCCGTCTCTATGCAGGTTTGGAAGAAAAACTTGCCTTGCTTCAACACAAAGAAATGCAATTAAAAGACAGTTTAAATCAACTAAAAACCGAAAAGAAAATTAGTGAACTTCAGAAAAATCAATTAACTCAAGCTTATCGAGAAATTACCTTACTCAACCAACGGCTCAAAACAGAAAATTTAGATTTAATGGCAGAATTGCGGGTACAAAATCAACGACTGTATCAACTTTTAGAAGCCATCCCATTAGGGGTTATTGTTCTGGATGCTACGGGAAAATTATATTATACAAATCAAGTCGTTCAAGAGTTATTGGGAGCCGAAATTTTATTTAGTGATCCGCCTTTACAATTGAATGTTTATTCTAATTCGCCCTCAGAAACAAAAAACCCCTATGTTTTGGAGAATTTACCAATTTTCAAAGCGTTGCATGAGGGAATAGGCAGCATTGATAAATTAGAAGTTGAACACTTAGACCGAATTGTTCCATTACAAACCTGGGGAACCCCGATTTATGATGAATCAGGACAAATTGTTTATGCGATTGGAGTGTTTCAAGATATTACGGAACGCCGCCGTGCGGAGGAAGAACGACAACAGTTTATTGAAGAAATGTTTGAGATTAATTGTAACTTAGAACTCGCTTTAGATGAAGAAGAACAATTGACGGATGCGGCGGGACGATTTGTGCCGAATCAATTTTTATCGTTTTTAGGATATGAAAGTTTAGTTGATGTTAAATCGGGGGATGCTGTTCAAAAAGAAATGTCGATTTTATTCTCAGATATTCGCAGTTTTACCCAAATGTCTGAACAAATGACTCCTGAAGATAATTTTAAATTTATTAATGCCTATTTATCTCGCATGGAACCTGCCATTACGGAAAATCGAGGATTTATTGATAAATATATCGGTGATGCCATTATGGCATTATTTGGAGGGAGTGCTGATGATGCCGTAAAAGCGGGGATTTCAATGTTACAACGGTTAACGGAATATAACCTAACTCGTCAACGTCCTGAGCGTCCTCCTATTTCTATTGGGATTGGCATTAATACAGGGGATTTAATGCTGGGGATCGTCGGTGGACAACATAGAATGGATAGTACCGTGATTAGTGATGCTGTAAATTTAGGATCTCGATTAGAGGAATTAAGTAAACGGTATGGGATTCCTTTATTAATTAGTGAACATACATTTTTACGTCTTGAAGATCCCAATGTTTATTGCTTCCGAGTGATTGATAAAGTTAGAGTTAAAGGCAAATCAGAAATGGTATCAGTTTTTGAGATTTTTGATGCTGATCCCCCAATTTTATATCAAAAAAAAGTGGCAACTAAGACCTTATTTGAGCAGGCGTTAACGCTATATCATCTGGAAGCATTTCCTGAGTCTGCTCAATGTTTTGAAGCCTGTCTGCGGGAGAATCCATCGGATCAAGTAGCTCAAATTTACTTACAGCGTGTGATTCAATCGTTATCAATGTAG